The DNA region cgggaaggaattttcctccagggcagattggcagaggccctgccctggaggtttttctccttcctctgcagcatggggcacaggtcacttgctgaaggattctctgcagcttgaggtcttcagaccacAATTTGAGTACTTCAgcaactcagacataggttaggggtttgttatagaagtggatgggtgagattctgtggcctgcattgtgcaggaggtcagactagatgatcataatggtcccttctgaccttaaagtctctgagtctatttctcacctctatatattaattttaaaacatttttgctgttaacaagcatgttatctctggagacacaaatacactgtttgaaaactgcaaaactaagcatctctgatggtaccttacctagactgagcactgagtcccattgggtagatagaaagattaacttaaataatatatacaaaagccccaggaactccatgagattgggtccctaatccatgaactactggaactcatttacaaaacttttttcttaaacattacataaatatattatctcatactatagaataagaatttataatccctattccatgatgagatctcTTTAAGTTATAATGTATCTCTAGAtagttttttccctcaaaaagcattttatcaaaaaaatccaatttaaattaaaaaaaatccgatttttaataattttttttttaagtcattgatttttatccagccTGGTCAGAGCCAGTCTTACAGAAAGTCTTAAAAGCATTGCTGCTGAGGCAGGTTACAGCTGTCATCTAACCTCTGACATGGACTATTCAGTATGGCAATTTTAATTTCTATTGGTAGGTACAGGAGAGGCCAGTGTGGCCAGCACCACCCAATTTTGAGGCTAGCCTGAGCCCTTATTGACATTCTTCATGCTCGCCTGTGATAGGGAGATAACAGGCAACTTATACCACTTCAACCTCTCATTGATAGCCTTCCTGCCATCTGGGTTACAAACTGGCATAACCCTTGGCATGTTTCTGCACTGGAGTAGATAAGAGAGACTTTAGATTTAGGAGATTATTAAGCATAGTATAGGGTCTATCATAGTGGGTCCCCAATCCTGATTTGGGACTTCTAAGAGGCACTGTAAAGTGGATTCATATTACTGAAGTGCAGTTAAAATCGTAGTTCATTTTAATTGGtgtttgttactgaaacattAAGCATTGCCATGGATAACATGAGATTCAGAACAAGAATCAATCTTCTAGtttaaactgttttaattttcatattttaaaaaactgagtaTTTGAgggttttaaaaatgcatttattaaaactaaccagtttttaatgtaatttaataatgaaaatgaTATTTATACAAGAACAAgaatttaatttctttaattttcagCTAGAAAACTGTGGAAATCTACATAAATGATGACTAAAAAgcgacaaggagtcctgtggcaccttatagactaacagacgtattggagcataagctttcgtgggtgaatacccacttcgtcaaacaCAACTTTAAATAATAGGCAGTGATACCTGCTCTACCTATAATAAAGGTTCTAGTCATAAAAGCCTTACTCATACAAGCAGTCCATTAACCAATGGGATTAGTTGTATGGGGCTTGGCTTGATCATgttctcattgaagccaataatgagaattccatttacttcaatggtgcaggatcaaggccttggGTAACTACTACTGCAGGCCCCAATTTTGCAAAGACTTATACATCTGCTTATCTTTACATGCCATGAATAGTCCTGCTGGCTTAGTGAAGCTACTCACAATGCATATAGTTAAGCACATAcagaagtctttgcaggatcagggtctaaggCTTCAATCCTGCTTTGGAATCTACAAACAGCTGATGAATCCAgtgtaggattggggcctatcTGAGTAAtcattgcaggactgggcacAATGTTCAAAAGAACAAAAATCACTTAACTGTTGAAAAACATGTGGtgttcatttcatttgaaaatgtagtggAAATTACTGCAGTTTATTAACTTACcctaaaaattaaaattactttaatATTCATATTTGTTTAAAAGTATTCACATGTATTGTGAtgcaataaatataaaattattgctCACAGTGAATTTGTGTCAattgtgaaaatatttattattataattccaaaatttaaaacttaattttcttCTTATAGTTGTGGGAATCCATGTATATAAGCagtaataaataattttatttttttgtttcagtttttcagtcGTGGATCAAATGTATTAAGTCAAAGTAGCAATGCACCTCAAGCTAGCTTCTTTCCGCCTCTTCAAAACCTGATGTTACCACCAAATGCCTTTCAAGGAAAAGTGGCTTTTGTTACTGGTGGAGGTACTGGGCTTGGCAAAGGAATGACAACAGCTCTGTCCAGTTTAGGTGCTGAATGTGTTATATCAAGCAGGTAAATACTAATAATCAAACctaaaatatctttttgaatTTAGTATTGAAAGCTGCATTGATCTGCTTCCCTGTTCCTttgtaaagatacatttttttattcATAGCTACAGACATGTAATTTAGGTCTGTCTCTTAACCTGCAGTACCATTTTAATTATAATCTGATgtgctaaattttaaaaagctgctcTGAAATATACACAGACACAATGCAGagtataaatattatatttaaaattgtTAGTATTTATGTACGACCTGTAATGTCTTGTGCTTGACAGCTGCGTAGCCTTCAATGAGAAGAAATACAAATTAAAGTCGTAATGATAGTCCACAATCAGAaagtataataaaacaaaaaaagccaggTACACTTCACCTCTGTTGCAAATCCAAGAGAGACaaaaaatagaataatagaaatgtagacaggaagcgacctcaggaggtcatctagtccagcctcctgccctatggcaggaccaagtatacctagaccatccctgacaggtgtttgtccagcctgtacttaaaaatttccaatgacgTGGATTCCACATCTTCCCCTGGAAACCTACTCCAGTGCTAAATTATCcttatggttagaaagtttttcctaatatctaatatAAATCTCTCTTCCTGCAGATTATGCCCattccttcagtggacatggagaataattgattatcattctctttaaaacagcccttagcatacttgaaaactgttatcaggtccccactcagtcGGCTtatctcaagactaaacattctcaggtttttttaacctttcctcgtaggtcaggttttctaaaccttttattagttttgttgctctcctttggatgATATTGGCCTtatttgcagctgcatcacactgactCTTGTtaaatttgtgatctactataaatGCCAGATCTTTTACATCtatactactgcctagccagttattccccattttatagttatGCACTTGATTTgtctttcctaagtgtagtattttgcagttgtctttattgaatttcttcttatccaatttgtcaaagtcattttgaattctaatcctgttctctaaACTGGTAGCAATGCTCCCAACCTGGTGgtatctgcatattttataaacatactctttactccgttatccaagtcattaatgaaaatattgaatagtaccagacccaggacagacctctTCCGGACTTCCACTCGATATGTCCACTCCAGTGTGACAGCGAACTATTGATTACTACTCTTTTgaatcagggtggatttgactTAAATCATTAGTCAGGAAGATTTGATTTAATCGTGcatttctacataaaagtacaTTCTTGTTGGTCTtcagttttttcctcaaaaagcattttatcaaaaaatctgatttaaatcataAAAGTCcagcttttttattaaaaaataaaatcattgatttttatccaccttgcTTTGAATACTGTCTTTTAACCAGATGTGCATCCGccttatatttatttcatttagacTACTTTTCCACAGTTTATGATGATGTCATGTGGCACTGTCAAAACCCTTATTAAAATATGATATATCACATTGCAGCTTCCCCCTTATCCGCTAGGCCAATAACCCTatcagaaaaggaaatgaagttggttttgcatgatttgttcttgacaaattcatgttgactgtgatcctctagatgcttacaaaatAGGTCAACAAATTTCTTTTTGAATGGACAGCAGTGGCTGTTGAGATTTTCATCATTAGAATTCTTTCTGATcaagtttttttttatcatttcctATAGCTagtatttcttttaaacataAGGATTTTACAGCAGCCCTAGCATAATTCTCATTATTAAAAATGGTCTTTCTAAGATTTTTAGCATAATAGGAGCAAATAATCTCATCCTTCAAGTTAACACAAACGCGACTAATTGCgagattaaaaaatttaattgcaattcattgcagttttaatcgcactgcacaacaataatagaataccatttatttaaatattttttaggttttctgtattttcaaagatAGGCATGAGGGCTCTAGGTTCTAGCCCCCATGAGGGCACTGGGCTTCAGCTGCTCACAGGGCGCGGGGCTCTGGCTCAACTGCCATGCCTCCCCACCTCCAGAGCTCCGAGCTGGAAcccactcccctccagcccacccAACACTTTGAGCTGGGGCCACCAATGatgcctctctccctgcccaagGGTCCGCAATTAACGTGTCTTCAGTTAATCGCAGgcgttaactgcgattaattgacagccctaaataaaatacttagaatcataggaccATCTACTCTAACCTCCTGCCAACATGTCGTTTAGGTGCCAAATGTGTTATGCAGTATTTGGGTtgtccaagacagatggctatcaagcctccttttgaaaaacctagtgaaggaacttccacaacctccctaggaagtctgttccattgtcctaccgTTCTTAcggttaggaaatttttcctgagatttaatctaaatcttccATGCTTTAGTTTGAATCTATTTCCTCTAGTCCTGCACTCTGTGGCAAGAGAATAACTTTTCCAAtcatttttatggcagcctttcaagtatttgaagagcaCTATCATGTTACCCCCTTAATCTCATCTTTTCCAAACGAAACATACCCAGTTCTTttagcctttgctcatatggtttacattccatccctttgatcatctttgtcatttCCCTTTGGTTACTTtacagtttctctacatcctttctatccATTGATGATCAAaattgggcacagtactccagctgaggcctaaccactGCTGAGTAGAGCATTACTATCACCtctcatttctaaatgaaatttggATCCTATGCCTATGTTAATGgaacctaaaactgcatttgcttttttgcagcaGCACTGCATTGTTGAATCATGTTcagcttgtgatccaccacaactcccagatccttctcagcagtgctgctgccaagccagttatcccctaTTCTGtatttttgaatttgttttttctgTCCTAAGGGTAGCACCTTACATTTTGTCTTTTCTAAATTTCATTGTGCCCAAGATAAAGGCATTTTTTGTTAAGTATCACCTGCTGTGTTTTACTATCAAAAGTATCTCTTTTTTAAGTCCCATCTAAGTTGCTTTTAGCTGATAATATGAGAGAAGATTACTTTGTTGGACATAACTTGGAATTTCTTTAAAGCTCCATTTTACTTGAGAGAGGTTTTTTCAGAAGCTAAATTGAAATACCAAGGccctaaattatttttatttcaaaggtaAATTTTGCACTAACATCACCAAGACACAAATGGAATTCATAGAAAGATTTTAATGTTTCAAAGTATAATTATTTGTAACATAGATGCATTTACTCAAAAGTCATGCTaaaatttataatttatttttaggaAGATTGATGTTTTGAAACAAACTGCAGAAGAAATTTCTTCTAAAACAGGAAACAAGGTATATTTTTAGAtaagtttgtatttttattagtttttacTGCATTTTAAAGAGTTATTTAAAATTCTTTGTCTCATGAGTAATACTTATATAAAGTCTTACAATTGCCTTTTTCTCCATTAATATATAGGTTCATGCAATCCAGTGTGATGTGAGAGACCCAACTTCAGTTAAGAATGCTGTTGCTGAATTAATCAAGGTGGCAGGACATCCTGATGTAAGTATGATAGTTATGATGCAAGGACTTCAATCTTCAGTGGTGAAAATACCCTGAATAGTATGTGGGAACAAAAGTGATATATCGTAGAAAAGCAGCTCTGTATACTGAGACCCAGCAGGAAAAAGACAGCTACTAATACAGCAGTAGAGCAGCACAAAACTAGTGTTTTATCTGTTTATCTTAGTTTTCAACAGTGCCTATGCACAGAGTATCTACTCGGTTTTGGGTAGCTATTGAACGATTCAGTAGCCAAATGGACCAAATCCTATCTCCTTACTCATTCATATAGTTCCATTGCTATAAGAGTGGAATTCCTTGTGCGAATGAAGTGAGCAGAATGTAGCCATACAAGAATGATTTTATTTATCCCTATACTTATGACACCTGTCAGCTATCAGAGTGTCTTCCAAATTAAAAGCAGAAATAACAGTAACACTTTCTCTCTTTCATCCTtccttaccttttttttttttttttttttttgtgatgtatacaaaatatatagaaaaggTACCTATTTTGAAAACCATCATGTAAAGAAATTAACAACTAAACCTAGCAGGTAAACACTCTCCAATAACCTGCACACAGCCCTCAGCAACTCACTGTCAGCTAAACAAATCAGAACTCTACTCACAAAATGTCAACTTCTATAAAGCCTGAGTAAAAAAGATAAGCCTTTCACTGTGCCCAGAAGATGAACAAATAAGGCTATCTTGGACCAAAGCTAAGGGAGCTGGTTCCAAAGCGAAGGGCTGTTCACACAGGATTCTTTATCCCCAGTCCCTCTCTAAGTCCAGAGGTATCCACTGTTGCTTTATCGAAAAGGGAGATAGGCAGTGTCTCAAGTAGACTGGTCTGAAGCTGGTTAGAGTTGTAGGAGAACTAGCCTATACAGTTTTGGGAGACAgggcatatcttttaaaaacttaGGGTCAGGCTGGCACTTGGAAaggctttgccagtatagctgtaGTGGTATTCCATATCAAAGCACTccaagtgtggacacagcttaaactggcaaaactgtgctttttaGCTTAATGCAGTGTTGTAGGGCCATCAGAGCGCAGAACTTGGAGGAGAGAGATACCAAAACCACAAGaaatgaaggaaggaaataaCTTGGCAAGAGAATAGAATAGAGGATGTAAGAGTAGAGGAGGGAGACAGCATAGGTCaaagtcagtaaaaaaaaaaaaaaaaaaaaaatcccatgagaaaaagaaaatacatacatttttttttccactttcttgGGAGTTCTGTATCCTGCTTCAGTACTGTATGTTACAAAACCACTTGACAGTGAGtctgtttaaaacatttattcttttatacCCACTTGTCCTCAATGGGATATAAGAGTCAGGGTCAGTGAACACTGATATGAGCAACTTAGGGAATATTAGGCCTGTGGGTCGTTGTTCGAACTATTAGTAAAGATCTCTGAGTTTGACCACCTAAAATTCTACTAAGTTATCTGTCCAGAATAGCTTTCATTCCAGTATTCACTATGAGACAACGTCATGGGGCTGAGACACTCCGTCATCCATTGGGAAACAGAGAAGGGTGTTATAGCCCTGTGGCTGAGTTCAAATGACCACCCTAGCCTCGGGCAGTATGGCCTAATGACTGGAGTCAAAATGGTTGCCCTCTTCTGCAGGACTGCATGGCCTAATGACCACGGTCAATATGGCTACTCCCTTAGTCAGGGCTGCGTAGCCTAATGGCCAGTGATGATATGGCAGCCCTCCTCTGCGGGAGCTACTGGCCAGATTCAATATGTTGGCCCTCCTCTGcctggcctaatggccagagtcaatatggctgccTCCTCAGTCAGGGCTGCATAGCCTAGTGGCCAGTgtgagcaacaagagtgatgtcatggtgggagtctgctatagaccaccagaccagggggatgaggtggataaggctttcttccggcaactagcagaaTTTACTAGATCACagaccctggttctcatgggggacttccatcaccccgatatctgctgggagagcagaaCAGCAGTATACagaaaatccaggaagtttttggaaaatgtaggggacaatttcctggtgcaggtgctgaaggaaccaACCAGGGGCAGAGcgcttcttgacctgctgctcacaaacggAATAATtaataggggaagcaaaagtggatgggaagctgggcagcagtgaccatgagatggtagagttcaggatcctgacaaaaggaagaaaggagagcagcaaaatatgggccctggacttcagaaaagcagacttagactcccttagggaactgatgggcaggatccccaggAGAAGAACATGAGGCGGAAAGGAGTCCAAgagagctgactgtattttaaagactccttattgaagttgcaggaacaactcatcccgatgtgtagaaagaatagtaaatatggcaggcgaccagcttggcttaacagtgaaatccttgctgatcttaaacacaaaaaagaagcttacaagaaatggaagattggacaaatgaccagggaggagtaaaaaaatattactcaggcatgcaggagtgaagtCAAGAGGGCCAAAtaacaactggagttgcagctagtaaGGGATGTTAtaagtaacaagaagggtttctacaggtatgttagcaacaagaaggtggtcatgGAAAGTGTGGGACCAttactgaatgggggaagcaAACTAGTGACAGAggctgtggaaaaagctaatgtattcaatgctttttttcccctgtgtcttcacaaacaagctcagctcccagactattgcactgggcagcacagtatggggaggagatgacccACTCTCTGTGAAGAAAGTGGTTCAGTactatttagaaaatctggacatgcacaagtccctgCGGCCAGATGCACTGAAtccaaggatgctgagggagttggctcatgtgattgcagagccattggccatgatctttgaaaactcatggtgattgggagaggtcccagatgactgaaaaaaggctaatgtagtgcccatctttaaaaaagtggaggaggaggatctgAGGAACTACAggccggtcagcctcacctcagtccctggaaaaatcatggagcagggcctcaaagaatcaattttgaagcactttgaggagaggaaagcaatcaggaacaatcagcatggattcaccaagggcaggtcatgcctgactaacctaattgccttctacgatgagataactggctctgtggatgaagggAAAACAGTGAATGTGgtgttccttgactttagcaaagcttttgatacggtctcccacaatattcttggcTGCAaattaaagtagtatgggctggatgaatggactataaggtggatagaaagctggctagatcgtcgagctcagtgggtagtgatcaatggatctagatggcagccagtatcaagggGAGTactccaagggtcagtcctggggctggttttgttcaatatcttcattaatgatctggaggatggtgtggattgcacccttagcaagtttgcagatgacactaaactgggagaagtggtagatacgctggaggatagggataggatatagGGGGACNNNNNNNNNNNNgcccttgttgccaagaaggctaatggcattttgagctgcataagtaggagcactgtcagcagactgagggacatgatcattcccctctattcggcattggtgaggcctcatctggagtactgtgtccagttttgggccccacactacaagaaggatgtggaaaaattggaaagagtccagcagagtgcaacaaaaatgattaggggtctggagcacatgacttataaggagagactgagggaactggggttgttcagtctgcagaagagaagaatgagagggatctgatagctgctttcaactgcctgaaagggggttccatagaggatggatctagaccattctcagtggtagcaggtgacagaacaaggagtaatggcctcaagttgTAGTGAGGGAGattgaggttggatattaggaaaaactttttcactaagagggtggtgaggcactgaaatgggttacctagggaggtggtggaatctccttccttagaggtttttaaggtcaagcttgactaagccctggctgggatgatttagttggtgattggtcctgttttgaacagggggttggactagatgatctcctgagatcccttccaatcctgctattctatgactctatatgGTGGCCCTCCTCTTCAGTTTATGATAGATTATTTCCTGTGTCTGTCTAAACTGTACTTCATTGATAGGAACATTTTTACTTCTATCTCTAGCAATGCCAAAAGTTTTCTTATACTCCTTAAGTGCTATGGTGAACTAATTTCCATGTAACTTTTTAGGCTTGTCTTCTCTTGTTTTAGGTTGTGATAAACAATGCAGCTGGAAACTTTGTTTCCCCTACTGAACGTCTTTCTGCTAATGCATGGAAAACAATAGTTGATATTGTTCTTAATGGTACTGCCTTTGTAACTCTAGAAATTGGAAAGGAACTAATTAAAGTACAAAGAGGTAAGTTATACTTAAAGCTAAACAATGCCTAAGGATTATGACATCTCATTACCATTTACTGTCCTCACTTTAACACTTATGTACAATAGCAAGTTTTGAtgctttaaataaacattttgataaatGGGTTTTAATGCTGTACAGGTTTGCAAGAAGAAACTTTTTGTATAGTGCAAACATCTATACAACACAGCACTACCTTGCGGAATCCATAATTTTATTTTAGGACccgatcctgcaatcagatccaaaGTGAATGATGCTGCCTACACAAATCTGATTGCAGGTTTTGGACCTTATCTGTAAATTATTAAAAAGTAAGACTTCCTTTTAAATTACGAATAGTGCTATTACTTGTCTGCTCTGTCCtttctccattttccttttaattaagcAATGAACTATGTGGCATTCATTTAACTAGATTCAGTTAGGTTAAAAATCACAGTCGGttattctcccccccacccctaaaAATACCATTAGTGTTACTGTAAGCACCTgagatttatttaaagtaaaagaaCTGCAAGCATCTAACTTGCTTTTCACTACATTTGAAGACTTTCTGCATTTCCCTCTATTTCACCAATAAAAGTAGACGTATTGGCTTCAGTCTTCTTTCTAGTTAGTTTCCAATCATTTTTCAAGTTCCAGGCAGTGATGTGTTTTAGCTAGTAGTGGTGCAAGTTCCTGGGTATGGTTTTCCATATGGTCCCATTTTTATTACCACTTTTCCAGA from Chelonoidis abingdonii isolate Lonesome George chromosome 2, CheloAbing_2.0, whole genome shotgun sequence includes:
- the DECR1 gene encoding 2,4-dienoyl-CoA reductase [(3E)-enoyl-CoA-producing], mitochondrial isoform X2, which gives rise to MVVRAGRWCGQWAAAAARFPPTSRFFSRGSNVLSQSSNAPQASFFPPLQNLMLPPNAFQGKVAFVTGGGTGLGKGMTTALSSLGAECVISSRKIDVLKQTAEEISSKTGNKVHAIQCDVRDPTSVKNAVAELIKVAGHPDVVINNAAGNFVSPTERLSANAWKTIVDIVLNGTAFVTLEIGKELIKVQRGAAFLAITTIYAESGSGFVSPSASAKAGVDAMCKSLAAEWGKYGMRFNVIQPGPIRTKGAFSRMDPTGIFEKEMIGRIPCGRLGTVEEIANLATYLCSEYASWVTGAVRFHYSGSCCY